Proteins encoded together in one Nitrospirae bacterium YQR-1 window:
- a CDS encoding beta-ketoacyl-[acyl-carrier-protein] synthase family protein — MHSVAITGMGIVSCLGCGKEKVTQSLKHCKGGIRLVPERKVIGFRSALSGVIDDFQMPKIERKKSLSMPEFVKHGYVAALEAIGQAGWSDDEIRSEKTALILGNDSSTLANYKQAALTMEAKSTMSLGANLVFQALTSTVTMNLNVLLGNRGASWTLSGACASAGHAIGQAAGLIAMGRQDRAVSGGVQEVNWENVAAFDAINALSTREDEPHRASRPFDALRDGLIPGGGAAVVCLEREELARKRGAPILCTVKSYAFSSDGKNLAVPTGEGLQRCMEECLKGGCTNTDEVDYICAHATSTPLGDRAEAAAIYNVFGAQGPWVSSLKSYTGHEMWMAGAGQVVYSLLMAAEHFIAPNLNFERQEQDAPPLKIVKEITDFNLKKILCNSSGFGGTNSCLLLDLEN; from the coding sequence ATGCACTCAGTGGCTATTACGGGAATGGGGATTGTTTCATGTTTAGGATGTGGTAAGGAAAAGGTAACACAGTCGTTAAAGCACTGCAAGGGTGGCATCAGGCTTGTACCGGAACGTAAAGTTATCGGTTTCCGCAGTGCCTTAAGCGGTGTTATTGATGATTTTCAGATGCCTAAAATAGAAAGAAAAAAATCCCTCTCGATGCCTGAGTTTGTCAAGCACGGATATGTGGCGGCATTGGAGGCAATCGGGCAGGCCGGCTGGAGTGATGATGAAATCAGAAGTGAGAAAACCGCATTGATTCTGGGAAATGATTCCAGCACGCTGGCTAATTATAAACAGGCCGCCCTTACTATGGAGGCAAAGAGTACGATGTCTCTTGGCGCCAATCTGGTCTTTCAGGCCCTGACCTCCACTGTTACAATGAATCTCAACGTGTTGTTAGGCAACAGAGGCGCATCATGGACATTAAGCGGAGCTTGTGCAAGCGCCGGACATGCCATAGGACAGGCCGCCGGTCTGATAGCCATGGGCAGACAGGACAGAGCCGTAAGCGGGGGTGTGCAGGAAGTCAACTGGGAAAACGTGGCAGCCTTTGACGCCATCAATGCCCTGTCAACCAGGGAGGATGAGCCTCACAGGGCATCCCGTCCTTTTGACGCCCTGAGGGATGGGCTGATTCCTGGGGGCGGTGCCGCTGTTGTTTGCTTAGAGAGAGAGGAGCTGGCAAGAAAGAGGGGTGCTCCCATTCTGTGCACAGTTAAATCATACGCATTTTCCTCAGACGGGAAGAATCTGGCTGTCCCCACAGGCGAGGGGCTTCAGCGCTGCATGGAAGAGTGTCTCAAAGGCGGGTGCACAAACACTGATGAGGTGGATTATATCTGCGCTCATGCAACCTCCACACCTTTAGGGGACAGAGCGGAAGCGGCGGCTATTTATAATGTTTTTGGTGCACAGGGGCCGTGGGTTAGCTCTTTGAAATCATACACCGGACATGAGATGTGGATGGCAGGTGCCGGTCAGGTTGTTTACTCACTGCTTATGGCCGCAGAGCACTTTATTGCCCCTAATCTTAATTTTGAAAGACAAGAACAGGATGCTCCTCCCTTAAAAATTGTAAAGGAAATAACTGATTTCAACTTGAAGAAAATCCTCTGTAATTCATCGGGATTTGGAGGTACTAATTCGTGCCTCTTACTGGATCTTGAAAATTGA
- a CDS encoding NAD(P)/FAD-dependent oxidoreductase has product MKYDSIVIGSGFSGLSAAIVLQKNGHKVLVLERDKKPSPLVRRFKRNELWCDVGFHYAGGFKSSAMPAMFKYLGIWDRVTPLLMNTKAFDRIFYNGKVYEIPCGFENVRQAYLNYFPESATAVNAYMDYIIKTQDSTPFINFDLDFENYSLTACNSDISFHDFLKGHGAEDEFISIAGNHCYALCATEGREISMHYHALIMGAFYDSAYMFDRGGDEIADALSEVFMSQGGEIACNREVVQLEVAEGKSIKAVHTSDGGRVECDYCLFSAHPHLLCTMLPQGAVKPAFINRLKGHAGTDSFFIIWLDVFNMPDVFKATNNYVFSTDGREYIAVMASDERGDKRKALSVISTSPQQMPGIEQYAQRTVDPAYYNFKDKHTRYILKKVEELFPALTGNYRLLEAATPHTIERYTATPGGSAYGTKHTVYQSDLIPVTSVRALYLCGQSVQLPGLMGTMISAFISTSMIFGLENIRNQIRLYNE; this is encoded by the coding sequence TTGAAATACGATTCAATAGTAATAGGTTCAGGATTTTCGGGTCTTAGTGCCGCCATAGTGCTGCAAAAAAACGGCCACAAAGTGCTGGTGCTGGAAAGAGATAAGAAGCCCTCACCCCTTGTAAGACGTTTTAAGCGTAATGAGCTCTGGTGCGATGTGGGGTTTCATTATGCAGGTGGTTTTAAGTCTTCTGCAATGCCTGCAATGTTTAAGTATCTCGGAATATGGGATAGGGTAACTCCACTGCTTATGAATACAAAGGCTTTTGACCGTATCTTCTACAATGGAAAAGTCTATGAAATACCATGCGGATTTGAAAATGTAAGACAGGCATATCTCAATTATTTCCCTGAAAGTGCCACCGCTGTTAATGCCTACATGGACTATATAATAAAGACACAGGATAGTACTCCGTTTATAAATTTTGATTTAGACTTTGAAAACTACTCTTTAACAGCATGCAACAGCGATATCTCTTTTCATGATTTTCTCAAAGGCCACGGTGCAGAGGACGAATTCATAAGTATCGCAGGGAATCACTGCTATGCTTTGTGTGCAACAGAGGGCAGGGAAATCTCTATGCATTACCATGCACTGATTATGGGGGCTTTTTATGATTCAGCCTACATGTTTGACAGAGGCGGTGATGAAATAGCAGATGCGCTCTCAGAAGTGTTTATGTCACAGGGCGGTGAGATTGCCTGTAACCGTGAGGTTGTGCAGTTGGAGGTAGCGGAGGGTAAGAGCATTAAAGCCGTGCATACATCAGATGGCGGCCGTGTTGAGTGTGATTACTGCCTCTTTAGCGCACATCCGCACCTCTTATGTACAATGCTGCCGCAAGGAGCGGTAAAACCTGCCTTTATCAACAGACTCAAAGGCCATGCCGGCACTGACTCTTTTTTTATAATCTGGCTGGATGTTTTTAACATGCCGGATGTTTTTAAGGCTACCAATAATTATGTTTTTAGTACTGACGGCAGGGAGTATATAGCCGTTATGGCCTCTGATGAGAGAGGAGATAAAAGGAAAGCTCTCAGTGTTATCAGCACAAGTCCTCAGCAAATGCCCGGAATTGAACAATATGCACAGCGCACGGTTGACCCTGCCTATTATAACTTTAAAGATAAACACACCCGGTATATTCTTAAAAAGGTGGAGGAGCTGTTTCCGGCACTTACCGGCAACTATAGACTCTTAGAGGCTGCCACCCCGCATACAATAGAGCGTTACACGGCAACACCCGGAGGGTCGGCATACGGTACTAAGCACACAGTGTATCAGAGTGATCTAATCCCTGTCACCTCAGTGCGGGCTCTGTACCTGTGCGGGCAGAGTGTTCAGCTCCCAGGCTTAATGGGTACTATGATATCGGCTTTTATCTCAACGTCCATGATTTTTGGGTTGGAAAATATCCGGAACCAGATAAGGCTTTATAATGAATAG
- a CDS encoding NirF protein produces MSYLTAIISTICCLLWVSTSEAEKIYVVERERGALAVIDEQKKSYEIAGLGNLNHATLKFYGKFAYVISRDGYFSKIDTTTDTVVKKVAVGESGIGFVSCGNFIGVANYDPRDVVFLDLNLEVVKKFDTESRNVGIKCADNYFMYALMDRDEIWIHNADKNFEKIKTIKTTGNLPFDALLSDDTYMVGFFKGGTGALSLKDFQYNEYIIKAGTEVVYKIPHFGTWGIHHRKAYIPAVGDKKLMLYDINNFQHLGFIELIGLPVFVVVSPDGKYIAVNYSGDMDNYITIIELAGQKVIKNIEAGRRIMHMRFSKNSSTLYVSSYFENMIKSIDMKSMELKPLYEVPSPSGIFIY; encoded by the coding sequence ATGTCTTATCTAACAGCCATAATATCAACTATATGCTGCCTTTTATGGGTAAGCACGTCAGAGGCGGAGAAGATATATGTTGTGGAGCGTGAGCGTGGTGCACTTGCCGTTATAGATGAACAAAAGAAATCATATGAAATTGCCGGTCTTGGTAACTTAAACCATGCAACGTTAAAATTTTACGGTAAGTTTGCCTATGTTATCAGCAGAGACGGCTATTTTTCCAAAATAGATACAACCACTGACACTGTTGTTAAAAAAGTAGCAGTTGGTGAAAGTGGCATTGGTTTTGTCTCTTGTGGAAACTTTATCGGTGTAGCGAATTATGACCCCCGTGATGTTGTCTTTCTTGACCTTAATCTGGAGGTAGTTAAGAAATTTGATACAGAATCAAGAAATGTTGGAATAAAGTGTGCAGATAACTACTTTATGTATGCACTTATGGACAGAGATGAAATTTGGATACACAATGCCGATAAAAACTTTGAAAAAATTAAAACCATAAAGACAACCGGTAACTTGCCTTTCGATGCATTACTTTCCGATGATACCTACATGGTAGGTTTTTTTAAGGGAGGCACCGGGGCTCTTTCCCTTAAAGACTTTCAGTACAACGAATATATAATAAAGGCGGGGACGGAAGTTGTGTATAAAATCCCGCACTTCGGCACATGGGGAATACACCACAGGAAAGCCTACATACCTGCTGTAGGCGATAAAAAGCTGATGTTATACGATATTAATAATTTTCAACATCTTGGGTTTATCGAACTAATCGGCCTTCCGGTATTTGTCGTAGTGTCGCCGGATGGCAAATACATTGCGGTAAACTACAGCGGAGATATGGATAATTACATAACAATTATAGAATTAGCCGGCCAAAAAGTGATTAAAAACATAGAAGCCGGCAGAAGAATAATGCACATGAGATTTTCAAAAAACAGCAGCACCCTTTATGTATCATCGTACTTTGAAAACATGATCAAATCAATTGACATGAAAAGCATGGAACTCAAACCATTGTATGAAGTTCCAAGCCCTTCCGGTATTTTCATATATTAA
- a CDS encoding Lrp/AsnC family transcriptional regulator — translation MEQDEIIKLLERGIYITKEPFSEMGVTLGLTQTELINRIKSLKDNKIIRQISPIYDSKMLGYEVALVAFRTTSDTIDSAAKIINTYPGVSHNYERSEFFNLWFTIAVDSSVFNGLDKTVQKLAELCGVTDYAILAPVKRFKINVMLGSYWEAGDREEVQVNKNVFIPLTNEEKQIVRVTQIDMPLVGKPFLHFAEILGLDEDYLLDKLREFQKRGIIRRIAAVMFHRKMGYSANAMVVWRVPQERIAEVGSSIASFKAVSHCYERTTTHQWLYNLYGVIHGKSVGDVEAVVEKINNMNSLNDYKVLFSIKEFKKVRPKYFTEDYIAWEMSNSN, via the coding sequence ATGGAACAGGATGAAATTATCAAACTTCTGGAAAGGGGCATATACATTACTAAGGAGCCGTTTTCAGAGATGGGAGTAACCCTCGGTTTGACGCAAACAGAGCTTATCAACAGGATAAAGAGTCTTAAAGACAATAAAATAATAAGACAAATATCGCCTATTTACGACTCGAAAATGCTCGGCTATGAGGTAGCGTTGGTTGCTTTCAGAACTACCTCCGACACCATAGACTCAGCGGCTAAAATAATAAACACGTATCCAGGCGTAAGCCATAATTACGAACGTTCAGAGTTTTTTAATCTCTGGTTTACAATAGCGGTGGATTCAAGCGTTTTTAACGGACTTGATAAAACAGTACAAAAGCTTGCAGAGCTCTGCGGTGTTACAGACTACGCAATTTTAGCACCGGTGAAGCGTTTTAAAATAAACGTTATGCTTGGCTCTTACTGGGAGGCCGGTGACAGGGAAGAGGTGCAAGTAAACAAAAATGTCTTTATACCTCTTACAAACGAGGAAAAACAAATTGTGCGTGTAACTCAGATAGATATGCCGCTGGTTGGAAAACCGTTTTTGCATTTTGCTGAAATCTTAGGGCTTGATGAGGATTATCTTCTGGATAAACTCAGGGAGTTTCAAAAGCGCGGAATAATACGCCGGATTGCCGCCGTTATGTTTCACAGAAAGATGGGCTACAGTGCTAATGCGATGGTGGTGTGGAGGGTCCCGCAGGAGCGAATAGCTGAGGTCGGCTCAAGTATTGCTTCCTTTAAAGCCGTCTCACACTGCTATGAACGTACCACAACTCATCAGTGGCTGTATAATCTCTATGGGGTTATACATGGCAAGAGTGTCGGGGATGTGGAAGCGGTAGTTGAAAAAATCAATAACATGAACTCTCTGAACGATTATAAAGTATTATTTTCGATAAAAGAGTTCAAGAAGGTGCGGCCAAAATACTTTACAGAGGATTATATCGCATGGGAAATGTCTAATTCCAACTGA
- a CDS encoding acyloxyacyl hydrolase: MLIRHGLLIIISVLVLLQWAVAVRAEEIGLIKGPVSRGLGVSYGQNWSPHTDDIRFTTADVFWVYDRDPFFPYKASPVLNWILEAQAGATVDGPAKLILSAGVLVKLLLTTEPDSAGIYALGGIGVIYTGFKVEGQGLNFNFNPQFGFGVDILKKYYVQLRWHHVSNGGLNENNTGINSVVIHSGVYF; encoded by the coding sequence ATGTTGATAAGGCATGGTTTATTGATAATCATTTCCGTCCTTGTATTGCTCCAATGGGCTGTAGCAGTAAGGGCTGAGGAGATTGGCTTAATCAAAGGGCCGGTTAGTCGGGGGCTTGGCGTATCTTATGGCCAAAACTGGTCTCCTCATACGGATGATATAAGATTTACAACTGCAGATGTCTTTTGGGTTTATGACAGAGACCCTTTTTTCCCCTACAAGGCTTCCCCTGTCCTTAATTGGATATTGGAGGCACAGGCAGGCGCTACTGTGGATGGTCCGGCTAAATTGATTCTCTCTGCGGGTGTCCTTGTAAAACTATTACTTACAACTGAGCCTGATAGTGCGGGTATCTATGCCCTGGGCGGAATAGGTGTGATTTATACCGGCTTTAAAGTGGAGGGTCAGGGACTGAATTTTAATTTTAATCCACAGTTTGGTTTTGGTGTGGATATATTAAAGAAATATTATGTGCAGCTTCGCTGGCACCATGTGTCAAACGGTGGGCTTAATGAAAATAATACCGGTATTAACTCCGTCGTTATCCATAGTGGAGTGTATTTCTGA
- the fabG gene encoding 3-oxoacyl-ACP reductase FabG, translating into MIALVTGASRGIGRSIALQLAWQGFDIWLNYHSRDEQAREVAGLIEQIGRKVLLLKFDVADNAAVDGALTELTERLGTPDVLVNNAAIARDSLMIWMTQDDWTSVIGTTLNGFFNVTMKVLPGMLQRKSGKIINIASVSGVIGNPGQVNYSAAKGGLIAATKALAKEVGKRGINVNCVAPGFIETDMVKDLPVKEIVKMIPVQKLGKPEQVASLVGFLASENADYINGQVIGVNGGIC; encoded by the coding sequence ATGATAGCATTGGTAACAGGTGCATCAAGAGGGATAGGCAGGTCAATAGCTTTACAGCTTGCATGGCAAGGATTTGATATTTGGCTTAACTACCACAGCCGTGACGAGCAGGCCCGGGAGGTGGCCGGCCTGATTGAGCAAATTGGACGTAAGGTTTTACTTTTAAAGTTTGATGTGGCAGATAATGCAGCTGTTGACGGAGCCTTAACTGAACTGACGGAAAGGCTGGGAACGCCGGATGTTTTAGTTAACAATGCCGCAATTGCCCGTGACAGCTTAATGATTTGGATGACACAGGATGATTGGACTTCGGTTATAGGCACAACATTAAACGGATTCTTTAACGTGACGATGAAGGTGTTGCCCGGCATGTTGCAGCGTAAAAGCGGTAAGATTATAAACATTGCTTCCGTATCCGGCGTTATAGGCAACCCCGGGCAGGTAAACTACAGCGCAGCAAAGGGCGGGCTGATAGCCGCCACCAAAGCATTAGCCAAAGAGGTCGGCAAACGGGGAATCAATGTTAACTGTGTCGCTCCAGGCTTTATTGAGACTGACATGGTTAAAGACCTTCCAGTAAAGGAAATAGTGAAAATGATACCTGTACAAAAACTTGGTAAGCCGGAGCAGGTGGCATCGTTGGTGGGTTTTCTGGCCTCTGAAAACGCTGATTACATTAACGGGCAGGTTATCGGCGTAAATGGCGGTATATGTTGA